The Brachyhypopomus gauderio isolate BG-103 chromosome 1, BGAUD_0.2, whole genome shotgun sequence genome includes the window TTATTAAATATCACTGATGTAGCTGAAACTTTAAAATGACTTAAACAACAAGGTGAGTTGACAAACTAAAAGTTACATGAGAATTGAGTGTGGATGAACTACTCAGTTTTGCACATAGCTTCTGTATTTGAATCCACACAGAGGCTTCCATTCAATGTAATGATTCATTTAAAATTTGTTTTCCTTGTTTACAAATACTTGACCAATGTAGTTCCAGCTACAGTAGGTCTTCTCAGCCCTTAAGAGAGCCCTCTCAGTAacccagcactcacacacacacaacacagaattCAGGTCTGCATCTACACTCAGATCTGTATCTACACTTGGGTCTGTATCTACACTCAGATCTGTATCTACACTCAGGTCTGCATCTACACTCAGATCTGTATCTACATTCAGGTCTGCATCTACACTCAGATCTGTATCTACATTCAGGTCTGCATCTACACTCAGATCTGTATCTACACTCAGGTCTGTATCTACACCCAGGTCTGTATCTACACTCAGGTCTGTATCTACACTCAGATCTTTATCTACACTCAGATTTGTATCTACACTCAGATCTGTATCTACACTCAGATCTGTATCTACACTCAGATTTGTATCTACACTCAAGTCTGCATCTACACTCAGATCTGTATCTACATTCAGGTCTGCATCTACACTCAGATCTGTATCTACATTCAGGTCTGCATCTACACTCAGATCTGTATCTACATTCAGGTCTGCATCTACACTCAGATCTGTATCTACACTCAGGTCTGTATCTACACCCAGGTCTGTATCTACACTCAGGTCTGTATCTACACTCAGATCTGTATCTACACTCAGATCTGTATCTACACTCAGATTTGTATCTACACTCAAGTCTGCATCTACACTCAGATCTGTATCTACACTCAGATTTGTATCTACACTCAGATCTGTATCTACATTCGGGTCTGTATCTACATCCAGGTCTGCATCTACACTCAGATTTGTATCTACACTCAGATTTGTATCTACACTCAGGTCTGCATCTACACTCAAGTCTGCATCTACACTCAGATCTGTATCTACACTCAGATTTGTATCTACACTCAGATCTGTATCTACATTCGGGTCTGTATCTACACCCAGGTCTACATCTACACCCAGGTCTGCATCTACACTCAGATTTGTATCTACACTCAGATTTGTATCTACACTCAGGTCTGCATCTACACTCAGGTCAGTATCTATAATCAGGTCTGCATCTACACTTAGGTCTGTATCTACACTAAGATCTGGATCTACACTCAGGTTTGCTTCTTCCAGTCTTTTAGGGCTGTGAACCCTGTCTCCTGAGCTATGGGAGATCAGAATTTTAGAGTGTTATGTCCCAGTGGTAATCTGTGAGGAACTCAGAATACTATTATTCATAGTCTTTCTGTTTTTTGTTAAGTCTGTGAGAGATCAGTGGTGTGATGCAGGTGTATATTCTGAACACAAATGATTATTGTTGCTTTGTAGACATATTGTGGTAAATAAGTTAATTCTGTTCAATCTGTTTTCCATAGGCTTCATTATACTGAGAATGAAACCCAAAAACCATAGCCATTGGTTTTTATAGCAACTTCCAAGGATTTGTTTCATGAGTAGAATCTTGTGGATCTCCTCCTAAGCAATGTCCTTAAACTGCTTTTGTGATCCTTTTCTGAACGGATCAGAATTTGGCCTTGCTCTGTGCAACGTCACCCCTTTCAACCACAGTGGCAACAGCAGTGGACAATGCCAGCTGCTGACGCTCGACGACGTTCTCTTAAGGCTTCTTGGGCCAAGGAGATCCCCCTTCTTCCTCCCAGTCACTCTGACATATGTCTTTATTTTCGTCACTGGGGTGGTGGGGAACCTTCTCACTTGTACTGTGATCACCAAGCACAGGAAGATGCGGACTCCCACCAACCTGTACCTCTTCAGTCTGGCCGTGTCTGACCTGCTGGTCCTCCTGTTCGGTATGCCCCTGGAGATATACGACCTGTGGCAGAACTACCCGTTCCCTTTCGGCGAGGGCATCTGCAGCTTTAAGGTCTTCTTGTTTGAGACCGTTTGCTTCGCGTCAGTGCTTAATGTCACAGTTCTGAGCATCGAGCGGTACGTGGCTGTTGTCCATCCTCTGAAGACCCGCTACGCCATTACCAACAAGCACGCCCAGAGGGTCATCGGTGGGGTGTGGGCCATGTCCTTGGTCTGCGCCATTCCCAATACCTCTCTCCATGGTCTCCACTACCACTACCTGCCCGAGAAGGTGTTAGAGTCAGCCACCTGCAACCTTCTCAAACCACAGTGGATCTACAACGTTGTTATCCAGGTGACCACCGTGCTCTTCTACTTTGTGCCCATGGTGGTGATCAGCGGGCTGTACCTGGTGATCGGGCTGAGGCTGGGGAGGGAACATCGGCAACAGGGCAGGAATCCCAAGAAGAACCACAATGCCCATCCCAGCTGGAAGATTCAGGTGGAAAGCAGTCGCAGGAGACAAGTCACCAAGATGCTAGGTGAGTCACTAGGCTATGGCGTCCCCGTGTGTCAAACAGGGACATATGTTAGTGATTTGATAGTGCCAGTGTGACAGTATTACCCTCAGGGTAAAATGTGTGCTCTGGATGCCGTTTTAGTGAGGTGTCTCTATGGTCTGCTGCCCTCAATCGATGCTACAGCTCTGAACATGCAGGGCCGCTGGGGTGCCATCATTTTTGCACCAGCTGCATTTCCAGTGGTTTGACTAGTCAACCTTAGGCTGAAAGCTGATGTATATTCACTTTGGTGGATGACCCGATGTAAtttgaaatgaatgaatgttcgatttatatagcgcctttcaagatacccaaggtcgctttacaatttatttAACTCAGGTACAAgacttacacaaccaatcacacaccggcaagaagcagcagccaattgcacacaacATGCTCTCCAGCAGAAgtcacagccccctgggggactgaatgggatgaaggaaggggagagagaggacagaccctagtgacagggcaccatccaccactgggcatacaagcacacacacacacacacattcatgcacacacactcagattgTTGGAGACATGCAGACACATGTACACTCAGGGGAAAGCCagtttacctaacctccatgtttttggtgGCCTGTGGgaggaggaaaccggagacgccaaagaaaacagacacagacacagatataACATGGACACGTCACTCATATAGAGAATTGCCCCCAGTGCTGAGcggcaaacatgctaaccaccaagccaccatgttgcTTGTAGCACATTCTAGTTTCCCGGTCATACAGTACCATTCATATAGCATAATGTACGAAGGCTGACGCTGTCCTCTGACCATTTTAACAGCATGTACAAGTGTTTTGGAGCTAGCTGAAACACCAGCTAACCCCATGGGTAAGTGTGCTAATTTGACTTCTGTGCACACATCCTATTGTACTAAATGAAATTCTGAAATGGATTCTAATTCTAATTGGAATTATTTCAGACAGGAGATTTTCTAATATCTTCCCTCATATTCTACTGAGGCAGCTAGTTTGAGGAGAAATTGCAACCAAATAACTGCAGTATATTACTTGTCATGTAAGAAATTGCACTCTTCGGGATTGAATAGGCTTTTAGACATCACAGAACACTTGATCATTGAACTGGGGTTACATATGTTTAAACGCATAAACATGAAATAGACACATTAAACTGACTTACTGTCAAGGTCCTATTTTTGGAGATGGGCACATCTCCAGATAACAAGCCTGTTATTTTATCAACTATTGAACCAAAGACTATCACAACGTAAATGGTAAAATGGTTGCTCAAAGAACATGTGAAGAAAGTATCAATACTGGGAAAAATAATGATTTCCTTGTGTGGTTTAAGTGCTAGATCTGTATGCTGTGAACATTCCTCTCCTTCTCGCCATACCTCAgtgtgtccatatatgtatcTACTGTATAATATAGGCTGTGAGTGAGTGCTACGTCAGTGCTAGATGGAGTTTTCTTTTGACATGGCTCAGAGGGCATGTGGACCATTGGAGCGTGTCTGAATCTCACGAGTCTTTACACCACACTGATCAGCAAGTGTCTTTGACAACACGTTTTTAGAGTCGAAAGCTAAaactagaagaaaaaaaaacatgtttctAGGAATGGCTGGAATATTAATGTACCTTATTTTGTCCCTCACATGCCCTCCCCTTCCGGCCTCCTCTCACGTGCGGGCCTCTCACGTGCGGGCCTCTCACATGTGATTCTCTGATGTCTCTTTTCTCTGGTTGCAGCGGTGGTTGTGCTGGTCTTTGCGATCTGCTGGGCTCCGTTCCACATCGACCGCCTCTTGTGGAGTTTCGTCACGCAGTGGACCGACCACATGCACAACGTCTTTGAGTACGTGCACATCCTCTCCGGTGTCCTCTTCTACCTCAGCTCTGCTGTCAACCCCATCATCTACAACCTGCTCTCCACCCGCTTCCGAGAGCGATTCCTCGAGCTTGTGTGCAGCAGTCGGGATTCCAGCACCTCGCCTCCCTACAGTAACAGGCCGTCCTTCCGCAAGGCCCCGCCGGCCACAGCCACCAACACACAAACCCGGGTCAGGGGTCAGACGGACTCTCACCCCGCTGTTATCTACAGCAGGGAGTGGGAACAGGAGCTGGAGACCACGTTCATGTGACACGCCGCACACTTCATGGTGGGCGTCCACCTGCCAGCCAGGGAGAGGCCGCTCTCTTCGCCAGCAAACCTCTTTTGAGCACCTGTGAGCAACAGGAAACACTCTGGTGTCTCGAGTGTTTTAGTGTTCTCAAACACCACTCGCTGGTAATGGTGCGTTCAAGCACATTCTCATTCTAATAGCCTATTaccatttattcatgtgtaGCTCATAATGGTGTTGCAAGGATACATAATAGTAAGTATTGTATGACTCTTTGTGGACAGGAATATTAATGTTTGTGCAAAAAAGGACTGATGTGTTATTTGGATTGTTTCATTTAAAACACggcaaaaaacaaatgaaggtTTGTTGCCTGTTTAAGTCACAAACCATTTCGGTTTACTGACATCTCTTTATCCCTCTTGTGTTTTAATCATGCACTTTTACAGAGTGTTCTCATTAATATGGTAATGATATTATGAGCAGAATTTCCTAAGGTCAGGTTTGATCCAAGTAGTAGCTGACAACAAGTAGCTGACAAAAGAGTACAACAATTACATTACATGGAAAAAGATTATGTGCCCTTTTAACTGATTCTgacaaaataagaaataaatcaGTTTAATGAATACACTGGGAAAAGAGGCTGAATTGCTTTCATCGATGAAGCATGTGTCACTCTAATGGACTTTAGTTGCCTTGGTAGCAAAAGAGAGTCTTACTTTAGGTCTCTATTCCAAGGAAATGAAAGGGACAGCAAGGCTGTCTGACTCTTACTCTCATCAAGAACACTCGAACGGAGCATTACCAGCCTTCAGCTCGCAAGGACGCTCTCAGCCAAGGACGTGGGGGAAAACAGGGCCACACAGGAAAACAACGAACGAGGTGACCTGAGTGCATAACATGTTTTGGCAAAATCTTTTCTTTCTGAATCATCTGTGGGATCTGGTGGAGTTTTATGGTATGGGTGAATGCTGGCTTAAGAGATGTACGTTTTGGTTTGACGTGCCAAATTGAGCTTTTAAGAGTGAAAAGAGCAACTCCTAAAAGGCATGAGGTCAAATCaacatcatcgtcatcatcgtcatcaAAGACACAGTGAATCAGTGTTGAACCGTGGCGACTCTCAATCTCCTGAGCCGTTCCTGTGTGGATGCTCCTGACTCTCAGAATATGACCATCACTCACACcctgatgaaacacacacacacacacacaccaaatttaCTGTGCAGTAAGCAGGAGCAGGAAGCCTTTTAAAGCATTGATCCTTCCTGATAAAGACACAAAATACTTTACATGTCTGATGAAAGATAACACCTTTCACAACATTTTGTGTGAAAATCATGTCAAGACAGAATCCGCCGTACTGCACCCAGAGATTATGagctggtttttaaattaggtAGTATGTGTAAATTTGTGAATTGTAAAACTTGTGCAGTATTGGAGTATATGAAGTAATGTTAGCTGTTCATATGTTcgtagtgtacacacacacacacacacacacacacacacacacacacacacacacacataaaataaCAATGTATTTGCCCTTACAAATAAACCTATTTTGTGAATATCAGATATTTTCTAAGAACTTAAATGAGTTGTAACAGCTTGACTGAGCAGGCACAATTTAGGGTTAATAAAATCTAAATGTGTTTGATAAATCAAGGTCCTCTTAGCACACATCAAACACATGACCAGCACTGCTAAACCCCATTTAGTATAATCAATTCATCTCTCAGTTGCCTTAAACTTCGATGTTAGTTAAAGTATCACTACACAGAATATCTTGTATGTCACGTAAATTACCTGTACATTTCTAATTGAAATCATAAATTGAAATGGTTGCATCCCTTGAACTCAATAAACATCCTCATTCGTGCTGACATGTTTTTCTTGGTATATTTCTGATGTGTTCATTGTTTCATCGAACCATTGCTGAAGTGTTACAGAATTACCTAAACAGATATATTGTATTTCATAGACAATATACAGAGCGTATGAAAAAATAAACTATTTTCAACAGATTTCTCCTTTACACAGAGCTGTCATGACATTttgagaaacaaaacaacagcaaaacaaaacattacTTTAATGAAATGCATGAATGATTTAAGGTGGTTTGTGCCATTTACTCTGACTCAACTGAGATTAATCTATCAAGTTTTCAGAAATATAGTGGTATGATTTCATAGTGAGATCAGTGATTACTTTTAAAGAGTTCTCATTGAatgcaaacatacacataaaccACCATAAAACAGCATTCGCATATACTGTATACAATAACAAGAATAGCATGTATAGTGGCATGTTTAATGACAACCAACGTATGTACAACTGTCAACGTATGTCAGGAATTTGGATATTACAGCAAAGCCCCTTAAACTAAACTTACTATAGGCAGTAATTGGGCTATGGTCTAATGACTATGGTTACAGTCAGTGAGCTGCTCAGCGGCTCAGGGATGACTGGTTTAGTGTTTTCAGTGTTCTGTCTTGTCAGTCTTGTGGATGTAATGAATGCAAAGAAAGATTCAGCCCCAAACCGCATAGTACCACTTGCTAGGACTGGGGGATCTGTTCCACTCGCTAGGACTGGGGATCTCTCTTGCTCGCTAGGACTGGGGGATCTGTTCCGCTCGCTAGGACTGGGGATCTGTTCCGTTTGCTAAAACTGGGGGATCTGTCTCGCTCGCTAGGACTGGGGGATGTGTTCTGTTCGTTAGGACTGGGGGATCTGTTCCGCTCGCTAGGACTGGGGATCTGTCTCGCTCGCTAGGACTTGGGGATCTGTTCCGCTCGCTAAGACTGGGGGATCTGTTCCGCTCGCTAGGACTGGGGGATTTGTTTCGCTCGCTAGTACTGGGGGATTTCTCTTGCTCGCTAGGACTGAGGGGTCTGTTCCGCTCACTAGGACTTGGAGATCTGTTCCGCTCGCTAAGACTGGGGGATCTGTCTCGCTCGCTTGGACTGGGGATCTGTTCCGCTCACTAGGACTGGGGGATTTGTTTCGCTTGCTAGGACTGGGGGATCTGTTCTGTTCGCTAGGACTGGGGGATCTGTTCTGTTCGCTAGGAATGGGGATCTGTTCCGTTCGCTAGGACTGGGGGATCTGTTCCGTTCGCTAGGACTGGGGGATCTGTTCCGCTTGCTAGTACTGGGGGATCTGTTCCGCTTGCTAGGACTGGGGGATCTGTTCCGTTCGCTAGGACTGGGGGATCTGTTCCGCTTGCTAGGACTGGGGGATCTGTTCCGCTTGCTAGGACCCAGTTGGAAATTTGCTTCCTTAGCTGTGCTGGCAAATCAGCTGTATATTCATTTAAAAATCAAGACACCATTAAGCTTAAAAGTCTGCTTAATAAATATCCATATGATTGTGGATAAAATCAGGCAACTGTACAAATCTACATACTTATTCATGTAGGAGAAAAACTAAGAGatacaaaaaaaaagatgttaTACAAGGCGCAACTTCTGGGGCCTGTAGAAGATTTTCAAAAAAGGTTCAtattcaaagtcaaagtcaaatttatttatataacactttttacagcacatgtcacaaagcagcttttgcatgagtccagatccctaatgagcaagcctggggcgacagtggcaaggaaattCTCCCTATGCAAATTATAGTTCATTGCAGTTCAACCTCTTTCTTAACAACATTTTCATTGCTAGGACTCTAGTTGGCAAATACGGGCCTACGAGCAATTCGGATCACGTTATATGTGTTCAGACCTGGCGCATCAAACCCGTGTGAAATCCCCCTTTTGTCGAACATATAGAAATTGAACAGCTGCCCATCCTGAGCCTCCAGAGACACAGATGCAGATCCCATGTGTAGGATGCAGGGGTATTCGCTCTCAAACACCACCTTAAACACTCGCTCCATCAAATAATTCAGTTTTATTGTACGGTACGTCTCGGGAATCAGGTCCTCGATCTGAGGTCCATACTGCTGCATGAGAAGAACTCCTCCTGGGCCTGCTCTGATTTCATAGAAGGTGACGTTGGCGTACGTGAAGAACCCGGTGTATGGTGCGGGGTTAGGCGGAGGGCTGAGGATCTGCTTGGCTTCTCGAAAGGCCCTTTCCATGGCTGGTATGAGGTAGGAATAGGCCTTACCCACCACATCCTGGTTCTGGGGCCTGGCGCCTGCCATCAAGACCACCAAGCCCAGCTTGAGCCGCGGGAGCAGGGAGAAGGTGGCGGAATATCCGTCCAGGTCGCCATCTTTCCGGACAAGCTCGTAGCCGAGCAGCTCGTTCACCTCCCACGGTGTCCCAGTGTGGTTGGCGAAGTAGTACTTATCACAGTGGAACAGCGGGGTCAGCATGACCCTGAGGGTGTCTGGCACTAGCACTGTGCGGTGGTACGCCCCAAGCAGAGCCATGGCCAGCTTGGCCAGGTCAGCGGCCGAGGAGAACATCTGCCCCGAGGGGCTATACCAGCCCAGGTCGTACAATGGCGCCACCTTGCCGCTGGTGTACACGCCCACTGCCATCTGAGCGCGCACGGCAGGGGTGAAGTGGAAGCCCGTGTCCTCCATGCCCAGATGGTTCAGGATGTTGTCGGTGATCCAGCTCTGGTAATTCACCCCAACCACCTTCTCAGCCAGCACATGGGCCAGCAGAGAGAAAGCCAAGTTGCTATAGTGACACCTTAGAAAAAATACATGTTGTATACATTACGCTaatgcacatgtgcacacagacaccacaacaTGTTACGGCTTTTCTCAGTCGTGTTGGTGCATTTCTCAAATCTGCTCACTCAACCTCCACATCATCTAGTCATTTTATTAAAGCCATTTCCCAGTCTTTAGAAAGAATCACAAATACTTTAGCACTTCCAAGCCAAACATATACAGTCACATGCTTGACTGTGTACAAGTGTCTGCTGCATCTAACATCATCAACTGCTTATGTCACATTGATTAACATGTAATCTATTAGTCCTCTGTTGAATAGTCTTGCACTACAACACATCTCAACATTTGTTTGTTCATCTGTCAAGTGCATTTCCTCTAGGTTCTCTTCATTCATGTCTTCAGATCTGATGAATTGTTCTTAGGTGGAtcttgactttgactttagaagggctgtgtgtgaagtgtgttttctgtacagtgtgtgaagtgtgttttctgtattgcaGTGATGTGTAATTTGGTCTGTCAACAAACTCAAATAGTAAGACCATAAATATGTATCATATCAATAATGGGCACTGTTGAAAATTATTTATGCCACACAAATTGCAATCTTGTGCATTTTCAATCATGAAAAAATCTTGGGCATTAGAAAACTAAGAGTAACCTTAAGGAACTTAGCATGGCATGGCTAAGCTTTTCTGTCTCATTTATTAACATACAAGGATTTGTTTTTCTTATGGCACTGACATGTTCATTGAAATAATTTCTAAACAATTCACTGACATGTGCATTTACTTTTGAGACACATGTTGTGGGCTTTGAAACGTGATCCATTGTTTGGTGATTAATTAACGATGATTAATTAACAATGATGTGAGTGATGATTTGAGAAATGCATCAAAGGAAATGAGAGCTGGAGGAGTCGAACACAACACATTCTGTGAAATGTACAATGCACAAGCATCTCTCTGCTGTGGTGGATAGAGGACCTGGTTCCTGGGTCTGCAACCAGCACGTCGTCCTGCAGAAGGCTGATGGCAGTCTGTGTCTTGCCTTTCCATAGGAGATTAGTGGCTCGAAGTCGTCTAGGTAAACCTACAGGCGGGATGATATGGTGAGACATTCACCCCACTTAATGATGATTCTGTATGGATTTATACACTATGTATGTTTGTGAGGTTTGGAGAGAGAACAGTGTGAATGATGTTTAAGATGGGGTAAACATGATAATACCTCAATCTTCTGTTTCTTGAGATTAGAGCATATACTTTAGTTGGGTTACAAATCAACATAATTCAATTGGAATCGTAATTATGTAGATGAAGTGTCGATGGAATATGCAATACGTGACAGTTATCTTGAGACGAATATTCATTTGTAGAAAGGGTCTTGACTATTTCTTCTTGGGGAAACAAAGCATGATTGGATTGTAATGTCAACCATTATAATCATGGAAACTGCTATCTTAATTGCCTGCAGTAGGCAAGGGGGAATTCAGAGGAAACTCCCACTACTCTGAGAAACTCCCTTTCATCTGAGAAACTCCCACTCCTGAGAAATGGTGTCTTCTCTACATCAGCCACTGCACGATCACAGGGAGCTTGAGCACCTCTGATTAAAACCGTGATTCATGCCATTTGTTGTTGATTGTAGAATATTCAGCTCAGTTCTGTGTAGTGCTTCTACAACAggtgttgtcacaaagcagctttacagaaatcagctttACAGAGAATCCATGGCTACATCTCCACAGAGACAGCCAAAAGTGACACTGGCAAAGAAAAACTCGCTCATAGCAGGAGGAAGCAAAACTCAGAAGGGAAACATTActaaacacacaacattaataCACGTTGGAATAAACAATACTTGTTTGTGATAAAGCTGTAAGAATAATGAGTTGTATATCCAATACATAATTGGATTAGATTGTTAGTTTCCAAATTCATTAGTCAGAATCAATTAGTCGTTTTAGTCAGAGTGTGCAGGAAACTAGAAAGAGTGTAGAAGGCTATTCACTAAATGGGCTCAAAACTAATGAAATAGCCTATGCACTAATCTCCATGACGCCCAGCCAGCGCTTTTAATACTGCGTATGTAATTGTCTCAAAACCAAACAATTTAATGTAGAAAATTTGAATCTGAATGCTGATGTAATATTCTTGTATATTAAAAATCCACAAATAGTAGAAGCACAATGTCCAGGATGCAAAAGTGTTGTAACCAGAAATAAGAGGTCTTCTATATATAATCTAGAAATACTAAGTCTTCTGAAGAGGAAGGGTGCAGCGTACTGTGTGCTCAAACATATCCAACATTCTGAATCAGCTGATACTGGAATACCAAACTGTGTGTGATGTAGCCCTCACATCTTCACAGTCTGGCTGAGTGGGAATGTCATACAGTCAGCAGCTGCGTTAAAAACACTTACCTGGCGCCCCCATGTTCAGCTGTTGCCATGCACCATTATTAATCACACTGTGTCTTATTCACTAGTGGTGACTTCCTAATCACAGGGCCACTGTTGAGGGAATATTCTTTGGGCGTTCTCATGCAGTTGTAATCACGGAGAGAGTATGGTGTTAGCGGCTGCTGTGCACCAGTACCAGGCCTATCAGAGGTGCCAGTGTTTCTACTTGTTGTAGCTTCTACTGGATTCAGAGAGGGTATCCACACAAAAAcatccacccaacaccaactacctGTTCAGGTAATGACTGGCAAAGAGGCAGTGAACACAAATAGCGCAGGGTGCAAACTGCAAACGAAACTCAGACCACATGTCTACTATATGGTTGCCATTAGAGAAATTGCAGTTGGAGAGAGTTCACCAGCACAGGCTGGATGATGATGGGGAGATAGGTTGAGGTTGGAGGACCAGGACCTACCAGAGAGCTGGCTAGCCATCCGCCGCAGGGTAACCGCAGAGGAACGTGTGCGAACCTTCCCACCGTCCAGGAAGACCGGGCCATCTGCCGCGTACCTCGGCTGTGAGTCTTCGCTCCTGCCCAGTGGGTTTTTGATGGTGAAGTTTTCCACGTACTTCTCCAGCGGATCATCTAAGGAACCCACTTTGCCGTCCTCCCACAGCCGGTAGAGCATCAGGGTGGGGAAAATCTTGGAGATGCTGGCGATCCTACGGACACCACGAGAATGAGAACCACAGTGTAAATGAAACAATACAACAACCTTAAGGGTTCGTGCAGGTGTCACCAAACCTTTCAGCAGCGTTGCTATGGTTTTGCATGTCATTTACACCACTCTCTCTTTTTATTGTGGAACTGTTGTTTCCACAACAGTTAATGACATTGTTACTTGGCCTCTGCTGCTTTGACTCAGCCAGCATCAAAGCCAGTTTGACTGATCACACGATTGGTGGAGATTGACACAACGGCACAGCCTCCTCTTGGGCGTCTGTCAGTAGCCATTATGAGCTGAATAACACCTGGTCCTTTGTGTTTCGCCTGCTCATTCCAATTATTTGGATGCTATACATTCCAAACATGCAGGACCCCAGCAGACTCTGAGAATGTGATCAGACTCTTTGCCGGATTCTTTATGTTGGGCTTTGAAGGTTATTTATCAGTGCAATCAATCTTAttcacacagagcacagaggaCTCTGTCTCAGACGGACACACGTCTGTTCCTCCCAGCAAGACCGAATTTACTTCACTTGCTGAGTCCAAATTTACTGGTTTACTGTTTGCAAAGCAAGATGAGATTTGCAATATGAAACTGAAATTGATGCAAACAAGTAATTCAAACGTGTTCTACAACATTTAATGGGAAATTCCAGATGTAGTTTAATATTTGTACAGCTGTGCTATACAGGAGGATTTGTTGCAGGTTAGAATGGCCCTGGTGTTTCCTCACAGTGCTCTGGAAGGATAATTATAACATTTCTTCATCTTATTCAAGTATAATAAACACATAGAAAAGTGGTACAATTGTACATTTCTTTTTGAAAATCTGAATAAGGATAATCAGTCTGTATAAACTTTCACTCGTCAATTGCTTCTCAGGCGGAAACATGCTTTTATACTCATTTTTGGCATTTCTTTGGTAAATGCAAGTGCAATTTCAAGTTGGAATAAGTGAACATTTAAGGCATTGCTACAAGtgggggtaaaaaaaaacaccatgcAAATTAGCCTCCTAGTTTGTAATGTATAATCATTTTAAACATATGTGTGCTGCATAATACACACAATTACAATCAGTGTTCAAGGTATGAAATTCAAAAGCGTATCAACGCCTTTCATTaaaattttgatttcatttgaggTACATAGGGTATTGTTTTCCATCTTGTTTTATTTAAGTGAAAAACCATTCCTATATTCTAGAGCTAAGGACCAATCCACTTGGATCTACTGGCAGACATTGTGTGTGCAGATCGAGCAATTCCTTCATTCAATGCTTAATAGTCTTGATTACCC containing:
- the nmur3 gene encoding neuromedin-U receptor 2 — protein: MSLNCFCDPFLNGSEFGLALCNVTPFNHSGNSSGQCQLLTLDDVLLRLLGPRRSPFFLPVTLTYVFIFVTGVVGNLLTCTVITKHRKMRTPTNLYLFSLAVSDLLVLLFGMPLEIYDLWQNYPFPFGEGICSFKVFLFETVCFASVLNVTVLSIERYVAVVHPLKTRYAITNKHAQRVIGGVWAMSLVCAIPNTSLHGLHYHYLPEKVLESATCNLLKPQWIYNVVIQVTTVLFYFVPMVVISGLYLVIGLRLGREHRQQGRNPKKNHNAHPSWKIQVESSRRRQVTKMLAVVVLVFAICWAPFHIDRLLWSFVTQWTDHMHNVFEYVHILSGVLFYLSSAVNPIIYNLLSTRFRERFLELVCSSRDSSTSPPYSNRPSFRKAPPATATNTQTRVRGQTDSHPAVIYSREWEQELETTFM
- the lactbl1b gene encoding putative beta-lactamase-like 1; this translates as MKGKWTHLGLVFFFLLSVIMASCFLWQYQLPKLIPDEDLDEHSQSEKMCPRFPSPAPLVHPISSLKEALQKVDAVMRQRIDPVSLPALSAIVIYNDTVLWTGNFGKRNGSDPNSTPPNEYSVYRIASISKIFPTLMLYRLWEDGKVGSLDDPLEKYVENFTIKNPLGRSEDSQPRYAADGPVFLDGGKVRTRSSAVTLRRMASQLSGLPRRLRATNLLWKGKTQTAISLLQDDVLVADPGTRCHYSNLAFSLLAHVLAEKVVGVNYQSWITDNILNHLGMEDTGFHFTPAVRAQMAVGVYTSGKVAPLYDLGWYSPSGQMFSSAADLAKLAMALLGAYHRTVLVPDTLRVMLTPLFHCDKYYFANHTGTPWEVNELLGYELVRKDGDLDGYSATFSLLPRLKLGLVVLMAGARPQNQDVVGKAYSYLIPAMERAFREAKQILSPPPNPAPYTGFFTYANVTFYEIRAGPGGVLLMQQYGPQIEDLIPETYRTIKLNYLMERVFKVVFESEYPCILHMGSASVSLEAQDGQLFNFYMFDKRGISHGFDAPGLNTYNVIRIARRPVFAN